The Papaver somniferum cultivar HN1 chromosome 3, ASM357369v1, whole genome shotgun sequence genome includes a region encoding these proteins:
- the LOC113359870 gene encoding uncharacterized protein LOC113359870 has protein sequence MRCTQVQRKHLAVFQLSGEARKWWNNASIGLNLDTLTYIQFCERLDARYFPATVRDKKINEFAKVAQIRGELVDDYLDRYIRLSRFAMFMIPDEEKFARKFERGLGDHIRSKVVSHCFPTFQQVFESARDTEDDWLRHKKNEEDWNMTENRSKKGNNRQKHEDSADWKRQRNENYNDKDKKVGDVRPFPFHCFNCKEIGYKKVDCPKPIKHQRHQNQYKGGNKRNPTQGRFHALVPRKGNVADKE, from the coding sequence ATGAGGTGTACACAAGTGCAGAGGAAACACCTAGCTGTTTTTCAATTATCTGGTGAAGCAAGGAAGTGGTGGAACAATGCATCAATAGGCTTGAATTTAGATACTCTGACATACATTCAATTTTGTGAACGTCTCGATGCGAGGTATTTTCCAGCGACTGTCAGAGATAAGAAGATTAATGAGTTTGCTAAAGTAGCACAGATTAGAGGTGAATTAGTGGATGATTACCTTGATAGGTACATTAGGTTATCTCGGTTTGCAATGTTTATGATACCCGATGAAGAAAAATTTGCTAGGAAATTCGAACGGGGTCTTGGCGACCATATTCGTAGCAAAGTTGTTAGTCATTGTTTCCCAACATTCCAACAAGTTTTTGAGAGTGCTAGAGATACTGAAGATGATTGGTTGAGGCATAAGAAAAACGAAGAGGACTGGAACATGACTGAAAATAGGAGTAAGAAAGGGAATAACCGCCAGAAACATGAAGATTCAGCTGATTGGAAGAGACAAAGGAATGAAAATTACAACGACAAGGACAAGAAAGTTGGGGATGTACGACCATTTCCTTTCCACTGTTTTAATTGCAAAGAAATTGGATACAAGAAGGTTGATTGTCCTAAACCAATTAAACACCAGAGACATCAGAACCAATATAAAGGGGGAAATAAGAGAAATCCTACTCAAGGTAGATTCCACGCATTAGTACCCCGTAAAGGGAATGTAGCGGATAAAGAATAG